The nucleotide sequence CCGCGCGTTTGAGGCCAATCAAAAAGTACTTCAGGCATATGACCGTACGATGGAAAAAGCAGCAAACGAAATTGGCAGGATCGGCTAGGGGGACACATTATGAATCAGTCTATGATTTCAGCAGCGGTGACGATGGGACAGCTTCAGCATAAGCTGGATACCATTTCAAACAATATGGCGAACAGCACGACGAACGGTTACAAAAGACGTGAAGCTCAGTTTTCGGATATTCTTTTTCAGCAGATTAAAAGTGAAGCACTCGAACCGACAGAAGCCGGCCGCTTGACTCCGAACGGAATCCGGCTCGGAAGCGGAGCGCGTGTTTCATCCACGGCAGTAAGTATGGAAACGGGCACGCTGCAGCAGACAGGACGTGCGCTCGATGCAGCACTAACGCAGCCTAGCTTTTATTTTCAGATTGCTGGAGTGGACACGAACGGAAATGAAACGCAGCAATTTACAAGGGACGGCAGCTTTTATTTATCGCCGTCTGCCGGTAATCCTGATGAGATGGAACTCGTGACCTCAGAAGGCAATAAAGTGATGGGCGTAGATGGACCGATCACCATTCCAGCTGACCATAGTAAAATTACCATTGGACAAAACGGCCAAGTTTCGGTAACGTTAAATAATGGAGCAGTTGTTGAATCAGGACAGCTGGCGATTGTGAATATGATTCGGCCGCAGCTGATGTTATCTGTTGGGCAGAACTTACAAGCGCCAGAAAACATGCCGTTAAATCAACTAATAGAGGAAGTAAATGCTGGAGA is from Fictibacillus sp. b24 and encodes:
- a CDS encoding flagellar hook-basal body protein, which codes for MNQSMISAAVTMGQLQHKLDTISNNMANSTTNGYKRREAQFSDILFQQIKSEALEPTEAGRLTPNGIRLGSGARVSSTAVSMETGTLQQTGRALDAALTQPSFYFQIAGVDTNGNETQQFTRDGSFYLSPSAGNPDEMELVTSEGNKVMGVDGPITIPADHSKITIGQNGQVSVTLNNGAVVESGQLAIVNMIRPQLMLSVGQNLQAPENMPLNQLIEEVNAGEVNFVQQGALESSNVNISNEMTELIQTQRSYQFNARSLTIADQMMGLVNGLR